The DNA segment GCAGCGGCCCGAACAGCAGGATCATTGCGCTGATCACCAGGATGGCCAGCAGCGCCGGGAACACGAACACCGCCGTGAACAGCTTGTTGTCGAACTTCAGGTGCATGTAGTACGCGACCACCGACACGAACTTCAGCGCCGACAGCGTCAGGATGATGAAGATGGCCGTTCCCGCCGCGTACCAGTGCTGCGTTTCGCC comes from the Longimicrobium sp. genome and includes:
- a CDS encoding cytochrome C oxidase subunit IV family protein translates to MSSETHEMAHSQHAHPTNRFYLTIGAILIGLTVLEVVGYYGETQHWYAAGTAIFIILTLSALKFVSVVAYYMHLKFDNKLFTAVFVFPALLAILVISAMILLFGPL